GTGGTTGAGTTTGACTTCGACCCGCATCACTTCGAGCTTTACAAAGGCGTAGATAGAGGCGAAAACATGGTTGAGCTGTGTCCGCTTGGTTTTGGTAGGCGCTGCTGCTAGGGCAGTGTTGCCTTTGAGCGAAGCATGATACTCCTCCA
This region of Deinococcota bacterium genomic DNA includes:
- a CDS encoding IS701 family transposase, with protein sequence EEYHASLKGNTALAAAPTKTKRTQLNHVFASIYAFVKLEVMRVEVKLNHFALRSKLYFKALQASFDELRRLKAISGLA